AGGTTCTGGAATTGAGATTTTTATTTTGTTCGTCATTTTTTTATACTTTATGATAACTAAAATTATATTTAATCATCTTCTGGATCTCTTATAATTGAGAAACCTTGTAATTCCACTTCGTCAATTTTCATTTTGATGGTTAGATTTAGATTTTTTTTCAAATGAATTTCAACTTCTTTATAGCCTACATATAAAATTCTTAATACATCGCGTTTATCCGCTTCTATTGAAAATTTTCCGTCAATATCAGTTGAAATTCCGTTTTTTGTGTTTTTAATTGAGACAAATGCGCCAGGTAAAGGATTGTTCTTTTCATCATAAATTACGCCTGAATATTTGGTTTTATCATTAGATTTAGAATTTACTGAATCGCTAAGTTGCTTTTTATCTGTTTGCTCTATTTTTATTTTACCTTGTGCTTTTGCTGTTTGATTTCCTAAACCAAGAAATGCAATCAGTGAAGCTGCTGCAAGTATCCAAATTGATTTTTTTTCTTTAGGAAGAATCATTTCACGATCTAATTGCGATATTCTAAATCTACCGCACAGTTTTTCCTCTTTTTTATAGGCTAAAATAATTTCCCTATCCGAGGATTTTGTAAAATCAATTACATTTTTTTGACAGCTGCTACAAAATTTACCTTTTTCTGTTGGAGACATTTTATGCCAGTTTTCGTGACAAGGTTCTGGAATTGAGATTTTTATTTTGTTCGTCATTTTATTTTATGCTTTCTAGATATATTCTAAAACAAATTGCTGTTTATAAAAGTAATGATTATTTTAAATTACGAGACAATAGATTCCTGCCAAAATGATAAATGTCATTTCTCATTCAGATTCTTTTTCGTAATATTACTATTGAAAATATTATTGAATGAGAAAGATAAAATACAAGAAGGGACGCAAGCTTCAGCACATTACTTTAGAGTATACAGGATCGCATAAAGAGCATCAGACAGAGATGCAGCTTTTTGTATATGATGATAACGATGTTGTTGAATATGATAAGTTTACGGTTCTGGCATTAAATACCTGTATTGATTATAATAAAAATAATTGGCTGAATGTTCATGGATTAAATAATATAGATTTACTCAAAACTATTGGTTCACATTTTAAGCTTGATGATTTTTTATTGGCAGATATTTTAAATACTGCGAAAAGAACTAAGCTTGAGGAACAAAAAGATATCTTATTCTTTAATATAAAATCGCTTTTGCCTTCTGAATATTCAGATAATATTAGCGTTGAGCAAATAAGTTTTATTCTGAAAGACGGAATTCTAATTTCTTTTCAGGAAAAACGAAGCGATTTCTTCACTCATATTCGCGAACGACTTCGTACTCATGCCGGAATTGTGAGAACTAAAAAGGTTGATTACTTACTCTATTTATTATTGGATGCCGTAATGGAGAATTTCTATATTACGATTGAAGATGAGGAAGATAAAATCGAAGAATTAATCAATTTAACTAAGAAAGGTGCTGATCCGGTTATTTTGGAAAAGATTGAAAATCACCGCGATAATTTTAATTTTCTGAAACGTTCTATTGTTCCGCTTCGGGATTCTTTGTATTATTTAAAAACGATTAAAGACGACGATACTTATAATGGAATCCAAAAAGAAACTTTTAGTTTCTTTATCAGATTGCATCAAAAAAGCCTTGAATTACTAGAGCAAATCGAATCGGATATGAGTTCGTTAGAAAGTGCTTCAAACTTTTATTTCTCGGAGCAAAGCCGAAAAATGAATGAGATTATGAAAACCCTGACGATTATTTCGGCCATTTTTATTCCGCTTACTTTTATTGTTGGAGTCTACGGAATGAATTTTGACTACATGCCTGAACTACGAGCAAAAAACGGCTATTTTATTGTCATGGGAGCCATGTTTTTATTGGTTATAGCCTTGATTATTTATTTCAAAAAACGACGCTGGTTTTAGCGTTTATTGTGCAATTAAAGACTTGAAGAGTTTTAAAATATAAATTATGAGTAAAGCAATATATATAGCTACAAGCGATCAAAATAGCGGAAAATCAATTATTACACTTGGTTTAATGAGTATTTTGATTGGTAAAACAGCCAAAGTAGGTTATTTTAGACCCATTGTAGAAGATTTTGTTGATGGAGAATTAGACAATCATATCGAAACTGTTTTATCGCATTTTAATCTTGATATTAAGTTTGAAGATGCTTATGCGATTACCAAAAGCAAACTGATTAAAAAGAAAAATAAAGGTAAAATAGGAGAGGTTTTAGATTTAATTATTGAAAAATATAAAAAGCTCGAAGAACGTTTTGATTTTGTTCTTGTAGAGGGAACAAGTTTTACAGGCGAAGGAACTTCTATAGAATTAGATCTGAATGTTTTAATTGCGAAAAACCTCGGAATTCCAACAATAATAATGGCATCTGGAGTTGGAAAAACTTTAGAAGAATTAGTAGATAATTTGTATTTAGTTTATGATTCTTTCAAAGTAAAAGATGTTGAGGTTTTATCGGTTTTTGCTAATAAAGTACAGCCAGAGAATATTGAATTAGTCACTAAAAGTCTGCAAAAAAGTTTACCTGCAAGTGTATTAGTAAATACGATTCCGCTTATATCAAGTTTGAACAATCCAACAATGCAGGAAATTGTTAATGCACTCGATGCAAAAGTATTATTTGGAGGTAATTATTTGAATAATGAAATTGGGCATTTTAGCGTTGGAGCCATGCAATTGCATAACTATTTAGTGCATTTACATGACAATGCTTTGGTGATTACTCCGGGAGATCGTTCAGATATTATTTTGGGTGCTTTACAAGCCAACGAATCTGCTAATTACCCAACTATTTCAGGAATTATTCTAACAGGAAATATTGTTCCGGAAGAAAGTATTCTTAAGCTTATTGAAGGACTTTCGGCCATTGTGCCAATTATTGCTGTTGATGGAGGAACTTATCATATTACCAATAAAATTGGTTCTATAAGATCAGAAATCTACGCAAATAACACTCATAAAATTGAAACGTCAATAACTACTTTTGAAAAGTATGTAGAAGTTGAAGCTTTGTCTGAAAGATTAATCACTTTTGTGCCGGAAGGAATGACACCAAAAATGTTCCAGTACAATATGGTAAAAAGAGCGAAACAACATCGCAAACATATTGTTTTACCGGAAGGAAATGATGAGAGAATTATCATTGCTGCGTCAAGATTATTAGATATGGATGTGGTTGATATTTCGATTATTGGAGATAAAAAACAAATCGAAAGTAAAGTTGCAGAACTTGGAATTACATTTGATTTTTCGAAAGTAAATATTATCAATCCTATAGAATCGCCACTTTACGAAGATTATGCAAACACATATTATGAACTTCGAAAAGCCAAAAATGTGAGTATCACAATGGCAAGAGATTTAATGGAAGACGTGTCGTATTTTGGAACTATGATGGTTTATAAAGGTCATGCTGACGGAATGGTTTCCGGTGCTGCACATACTACGCAACATACGATTTTACCAGCTTTGCAATTCATTAAAACCAAGCCAAATTCATCTGTAGTTTCATCTGTATTTTTTATGTGTTTAGAAGACAGAGTTTCGGTTTTTGGTGATTGTGCTATTAATCCAAATCCAACAGCAGAACAATTGGCAGAAATTGCAATTTCATCCGCAGAATCGAGTTCAGCTTTCGGAATTGAGCCTAAAATCGCGATGCTTTCTTATTCGTCAGGATCATCTGGAAAAGGAGATGAGGTTGATAAGGTAAGAGCTGCAACAGAAATTGTAAAACAAAAACGTCCGGACTTAAAAATAGAAGGCCCAATTCAATATGATGCAGCGGTAGATCGTGCTGTAGGAAAAAGCAAAATGCCGGATTCTGAAGTAGCAGGGCAGGCGAGTGTGCTTATTTTTCCTGATTTAAATACAGGAAATAACACGTATAAAGCTGTTCAGAGAGAAACCGGAGCATTAGCAATTGGTCCAATGTTGCAAGGTTTAAACAAGCCCGTAAATGATTTGAGCCGTGGTTGTACCGTAGACGATATTATAAATACGGTTGTTATTACAGCGATTCAGGCGCAAGGACTTTAGTCAATTAAAAATCTGGAATTAAAAATTAAAAATATTGAGCTAATAAAGCTTAGCAACTTAGGGACTCAGAACCTTAGCAACTATAAAAAGTAATGAAAATATTAATTATCAATTCAGGAAGTTCATCAATAAAATATCAATTAATGGTTATGCCTACAAACGAAGTGATTTGTACGGGTATGATTGATAGAATTGGATTAGAAACTTCAAATGTAACATTCAAAAGTGCTTTAAATACAATAGAAGAAACATTGCCTATTTCGAACCATAAAGTAGGTTTACAAAAAGTAGCAAGTATGCTTTTGGATGCGGAAAAAGGCGTTATAAAATCAAAATCAGAAATTGGAGCAGTTGGTCATCGCGTTGTACACGGAGGAAGCGATTTTAGTGATACTGTAAAAATTGACGACAAAGTAAAAGCAAAAATCAAACAGCTTTTTGAATTGGCGCCATTGCATAATCCTGCGAATTTAGAAGGAATTAATGTTGCTGAAGAAATTTTTAGTTCGGCAGAACAAATTGCTGTTTTTGACACCGCTTTTCACCAAACAATGCCTGAAGTAGCTTATAAATATGCTATTCCAAATTATCTTCTGACAGAGAATAAAGTACGTGTTTATGGTTTTCATGGAACAAGCCACAAATATGTTTCTGAAAAAGCAATTGACTTTTTAGAAAAGAATTCCAAAATAATAACCATTCATTTAGGGAATGGCTGCAGTATGGCTGCGATTAAAAACGGAAAATGTATTGATACCACAATGGGATTTTCGCCTTCAAATGGTTTGATTATGGGAACACGTTGTGGCGATATCGATCAGTCTGTGGTATTTTATATGATTAAAAATTTAGGATATACACCAGACGAAGTAAATTCAATTTTATTGAAACAAAGCGGTATGCTTGGTCTTACAGGTTATAGCGATTTGCGTGATATTGAGTCAGAAGCCGAAAAAGGAAATAAAGATTGCCAATTAGCTTTATTTATGAATGCCTATCGTATTAAGAAATTTATTGGTTCTTATACTGCTGCTTTAAATGGTTTAGATGCGATTGTTTTTACTGCCGGAATTGGAGAAAATTCTTCGTATATGCGTAAATTAATCTGCACAGATATGGATTATTTTGGAATTGAACTGGATCAGGATAAAAATCAGATTCGTTCAAAAGAAATCAGAGAAATTAATTCGGCGAGTTCTAAAACAAAAGTTTTGGTAGTTCCAACAGATGAGGAATACGAAATCGCAAATCAAGTTTATCATTTACTTCAAAACTAAATTTTATTAGAGAAGTAATGCATAAAATAATAAATTCAGGATATAAATGCCCTTAACAAAAACTTCGCTTACAGATACTGATATAGAAGCTGTAAAAAGCAAAAAAAAGAGTAATTCAGAAAAAAGATTTTGGATCTCGTTTTTTTCATTATTAATTCTTCTCATAGTTTATTTAAGTTCGGGTTTTGATACTTCGGGTTCATTTTTTAATTTTTTTATAATAGTTGTAATTGTAATAAACTCATTTCTTATAATAAGTTCAGTTAGAGATACTAATTATAATACTGATTTAAGTGAAAAGCAAAAATATGTTGGACTGGTTAAGGTAAAGAAGAAAGAATATTTCTATGATAATGATAATAACAGCGAATCCCATATCATTAATTTTGATGATTGGAGAATTGGAGGAAAAACCTTTAAAGTAGAATATTGGAATAAAATAAATGAAGGTGATGAATTTTATGTTGAACAAGCCGCAAACTCAGGTGTCGTTTTTAGATTAGAAAAAGAAAATATTGATTTTAAAACAGGACTGGTTTTTTAAAGGCGTAAAATATTTGTAAGATTTGTTTTTAAGCACAAATCATAGCGATCAGGCTCCACAATCGTGGAGCTTTTTTTAGACCTGAAAATTAAATATTTGTCAGTATCTTTGAATATAAAATACCAAATTTTGAAATCGATACTTATAAAAACATTATTCTTCTTTTTCATTGCTTTTCAAATACAAGCACAAGAATTACTTCCTTTTGTAGAAAATTATAATAAATCAGATTACCAGGGCGATAACCAAATTTGGAATGTCGTTCAGGGAAAAGATAACGCCATGTATTTTGCCAATAACCATTATTTACTAAGATATGATGGGGTTCTTTGGGAAAAATATTCTTTGCCTAATAAAACCATCATCAGATCTATTTTAATCGAAGGTGATAAAATTTATTCGGGCTCTTATAAAGAATTTGGATATTGGTATCGAAAGGATGGTAAGATGCATTATGTTTCTATTACCAAAAACCTGCGTTTGTTTGATGAAAAAGACAACGAAGAAATCTGGAAAATTTTCAGATTTAATGGTTCTCTGTATTTTCAATCTTTCAATGATGTTTTTATCTATGATGGAAAACAAATCAAAAAAATCAGATTTCCTTTTTTAATTTCCTATTGTTTTGTTGTAGACAACAATCTTTATGTTGCTTCTGTCGCAAAAGGAATTTTTAAAATGAACGGTTCCCGAATTGCAAATCCAAAAGGATGGGATGTTTTAAAAAAGACGGTAGTTCACGCCATCGAAAAATATGAAGGTAAAACTTATGTATTTACTCAGAAAAAAGGAATTTTTATTCTTGAAAACGGAAGTTTGCAACCTTGGAATAATCCTTTAAATGAAACTTTTAAAGCTGCTACTATTAATGTTGCAAAATTTATTAAAAACAATAAACTGGTTGTAGGAACAGGAAACAGAGGTGTTTTTATTTACGATTTTAATACAAATACTTCTAAGAATATCGATCGGAACAATGTGTTGATGAACAATTCTGTTTTGAGCATTGGTTTTGATAAAGAGAACGATTTATGGTTGGGATTAGACAATGGAATTGCTCATGTTGAGGTGAATTCGCCAATATCATTTTTCTACGATAATTCAGGTATTTTAGGTTCGGTATATTCTGTTGCAACTACGAATAAAGGGTATTTGATTGCTTCGAATCATGGTATTTATGAGTTTTATGCCGGTAAATTTAATATGCTGCCAAATACTCAGGGACAAGCCTGGAATATTACAAAAATTGACAATAAATATATCATTGGTCATAACGATGGAACATTTTCTTATGACAATGGTTCTTTGGTTAAAATAAATAATAAAAGCGGCGGATGGAATTTAGCAAAAAGCAGTATTAATAATACTTATTTTCAGTCTACTTATGACGGAGTTTTATTGTATGATAATCCGGCAGATCTAACTCAGAGTAAAGTTATTAAAGACCTTTCTAAACCTATAAAATATGTAGCTCAGAATAAAAAGAATGAAATTTGGGCGGCAGATAATTATCGCGGATTGTATCGTGTTTTATTTGATGACAATTATAAAACTAAAAGGGTAGAAAACGTTACACAACAAAGTAAAATAAAAAATGATTTTGGAGTTAAAATTTTTGAATTCCGAAGTGAAATTCTTTTCCTTATAAATAATATATGGTATACCTATAATTCGCTTAGTAATAAATTGGAAGAAAATAAATTGTTTAATTCTAATTTCAAAAACATTAGTGATGTTGTATCAATTGATGAAGATCATTTTATGGTATTGCAAAATGGTATTTTGTATCATATTTATGCTGATGGAAATAAATTTCTATGGAATATTATTCAACAGAAATATTATAAAGGAAAACTGATCAATGATAATCTTAGAATTTTTAAAACTCAGAATCATTATTTATTGAATCTTGATGATGGTTTTATTTCGCTTCCTCTGAAATATGAAAATCACCAAAATTCAGATGTTAAAGTAGAAGCGTTTAACGAAGAAAGCTTAGTAGAACAAGATTCTAAAATCAAATTCAATACGGAATTAAAGATTAATGTCATTTCCGGAATTTATGGAGCCAGTAAACCAAATTTGTTTTACAAGCTTACTAATAGTAAAGATTATACTCCGGTTTTAGACGGATTAATTGTATTGAATAATCTAAGCAGCGGTTATCATTCGATAACTATATTTAATCACAATGGTGCCAATTACGAAAAGGTAGCAAATTTTGATTTTAAAGTTGCTGAACCATGGTACTTTTCAATTTGGATGATTTTTTTGTATCTATTAGCAATTGGAACAATTTTGTTTTTCTATTATAGATGGAATAAATTTCGATACATGCAAAAATTAAAATTGCAGGCTGAAGAATTAAAGCATCAA
This genomic window from Flavobacterium sp. 9 contains:
- a CDS encoding carboxypeptidase-like regulatory domain-containing protein, translating into MSPTEKGKFCSSCQKNVIDFTKSSDREIILAYKKEEKLCGRFRISQLDREMILPKEKKSIWILAAASLIAFLGLGNQTAKAQGKIKIEQTDKKQLSDSVNSKSNDKTKYSGVIYDEKNNPLPGAFVSIKNTKNGISTDIDGKFSIEADKRDVLRILYVGYKEVEIHLKKNLNLTIKMKIDEVELQGFSIIRDPEDD
- the corA gene encoding magnesium/cobalt transporter CorA — protein: MRKIKYKKGRKLQHITLEYTGSHKEHQTEMQLFVYDDNDVVEYDKFTVLALNTCIDYNKNNWLNVHGLNNIDLLKTIGSHFKLDDFLLADILNTAKRTKLEEQKDILFFNIKSLLPSEYSDNISVEQISFILKDGILISFQEKRSDFFTHIRERLRTHAGIVRTKKVDYLLYLLLDAVMENFYITIEDEEDKIEELINLTKKGADPVILEKIENHRDNFNFLKRSIVPLRDSLYYLKTIKDDDTYNGIQKETFSFFIRLHQKSLELLEQIESDMSSLESASNFYFSEQSRKMNEIMKTLTIISAIFIPLTFIVGVYGMNFDYMPELRAKNGYFIVMGAMFLLVIALIIYFKKRRWF
- the pta gene encoding phosphate acetyltransferase, coding for MSKAIYIATSDQNSGKSIITLGLMSILIGKTAKVGYFRPIVEDFVDGELDNHIETVLSHFNLDIKFEDAYAITKSKLIKKKNKGKIGEVLDLIIEKYKKLEERFDFVLVEGTSFTGEGTSIELDLNVLIAKNLGIPTIIMASGVGKTLEELVDNLYLVYDSFKVKDVEVLSVFANKVQPENIELVTKSLQKSLPASVLVNTIPLISSLNNPTMQEIVNALDAKVLFGGNYLNNEIGHFSVGAMQLHNYLVHLHDNALVITPGDRSDIILGALQANESANYPTISGIILTGNIVPEESILKLIEGLSAIVPIIAVDGGTYHITNKIGSIRSEIYANNTHKIETSITTFEKYVEVEALSERLITFVPEGMTPKMFQYNMVKRAKQHRKHIVLPEGNDERIIIAASRLLDMDVVDISIIGDKKQIESKVAELGITFDFSKVNIINPIESPLYEDYANTYYELRKAKNVSITMARDLMEDVSYFGTMMVYKGHADGMVSGAAHTTQHTILPALQFIKTKPNSSVVSSVFFMCLEDRVSVFGDCAINPNPTAEQLAEIAISSAESSSAFGIEPKIAMLSYSSGSSGKGDEVDKVRAATEIVKQKRPDLKIEGPIQYDAAVDRAVGKSKMPDSEVAGQASVLIFPDLNTGNNTYKAVQRETGALAIGPMLQGLNKPVNDLSRGCTVDDIINTVVITAIQAQGL
- a CDS encoding acetate/propionate family kinase, whose protein sequence is MKILIINSGSSSIKYQLMVMPTNEVICTGMIDRIGLETSNVTFKSALNTIEETLPISNHKVGLQKVASMLLDAEKGVIKSKSEIGAVGHRVVHGGSDFSDTVKIDDKVKAKIKQLFELAPLHNPANLEGINVAEEIFSSAEQIAVFDTAFHQTMPEVAYKYAIPNYLLTENKVRVYGFHGTSHKYVSEKAIDFLEKNSKIITIHLGNGCSMAAIKNGKCIDTTMGFSPSNGLIMGTRCGDIDQSVVFYMIKNLGYTPDEVNSILLKQSGMLGLTGYSDLRDIESEAEKGNKDCQLALFMNAYRIKKFIGSYTAALNGLDAIVFTAGIGENSSYMRKLICTDMDYFGIELDQDKNQIRSKEIREINSASSKTKVLVVPTDEEYEIANQVYHLLQN
- a CDS encoding histidine kinase — encoded protein: MKSILIKTLFFFFIAFQIQAQELLPFVENYNKSDYQGDNQIWNVVQGKDNAMYFANNHYLLRYDGVLWEKYSLPNKTIIRSILIEGDKIYSGSYKEFGYWYRKDGKMHYVSITKNLRLFDEKDNEEIWKIFRFNGSLYFQSFNDVFIYDGKQIKKIRFPFLISYCFVVDNNLYVASVAKGIFKMNGSRIANPKGWDVLKKTVVHAIEKYEGKTYVFTQKKGIFILENGSLQPWNNPLNETFKAATINVAKFIKNNKLVVGTGNRGVFIYDFNTNTSKNIDRNNVLMNNSVLSIGFDKENDLWLGLDNGIAHVEVNSPISFFYDNSGILGSVYSVATTNKGYLIASNHGIYEFYAGKFNMLPNTQGQAWNITKIDNKYIIGHNDGTFSYDNGSLVKINNKSGGWNLAKSSINNTYFQSTYDGVLLYDNPADLTQSKVIKDLSKPIKYVAQNKKNEIWAADNYRGLYRVLFDDNYKTKRVENVTQQSKIKNDFGVKIFEFRSEILFLINNIWYTYNSLSNKLEENKLFNSNFKNISDVVSIDEDHFMVLQNGILYHIYADGNKFLWNIIQQKYYKGKLINDNLRIFKTQNHYLLNLDDGFISLPLKYENHQNSDVKVEAFNEESLVEQDSKIKFNTELKINVISGIYGASKPNLFYKLTNSKDYTPVLDGLIVLNNLSSGYHSITIFNHNGANYEKVANFDFKVAEPWYFSIWMIFLYLLAIGTILFFYYRWNKFRYMQKLKLQAEELKHQREILEMELKAENELNVQEYEKHILELELQTKSSEVAGKSLSIAKQSEMIENIQSILDSEKDFNKLKSEIKKAIKINEVNKHEWETFETNLNQIHNEFIINLSKKFPNLTPKDIKLCVYLKMNLSSKEIAPMMNISFRGVELHRYRLRKKLNLLQEDNLSKFLLNI